The following are from one region of the Cloacibacterium normanense genome:
- the ctlX gene encoding citrulline utilization hydrolase CtlX produces the protein MQTTSTVLMIEPVAFGFNAETAQNNYFQVNSENAETQGKALQEFQNFAEKLRSHGINVMTIKDTLEPHTPDSIFPNNWISMHQDGTVVLYPMSAVNRRWERRNDILETLQEKFEVKEIIDFSAPEKEGKFLEGTGSMIFDHDHKLAYGSVSLRLDEKLFREFCEKFGYTPVVFHSFQTVNGERLPIYHTNVMMCVADQFVVICLDCIDDETERVNVVNTILESGKEIIEISEDQMQQFAGNMLQVQNEDGKKFLVMSETAYNSLTPEQISAIKKYNEIIYSNLETIEINGGGSARCMLAEVFLPKK, from the coding sequence ATGCAAACAACAAGCACCGTTTTAATGATAGAGCCCGTTGCATTTGGTTTTAATGCAGAAACGGCACAGAATAATTATTTTCAAGTGAATTCAGAAAATGCTGAAACACAAGGAAAAGCACTGCAAGAGTTTCAAAATTTTGCAGAAAAATTAAGAAGTCATGGCATCAATGTGATGACGATTAAAGACACGTTAGAACCTCATACCCCAGATTCTATTTTCCCTAATAATTGGATTTCTATGCACCAAGATGGAACAGTGGTTTTGTATCCAATGAGTGCCGTGAACAGAAGATGGGAACGTAGAAATGATATTTTAGAAACGCTTCAAGAGAAATTTGAGGTAAAAGAAATCATTGATTTTTCGGCGCCAGAAAAAGAAGGAAAATTTTTAGAAGGAACAGGAAGCATGATTTTCGATCATGACCACAAATTAGCGTATGGTTCTGTTTCGCTGAGGTTAGACGAAAAATTGTTCAGAGAATTTTGTGAGAAATTTGGGTATACCCCTGTTGTTTTTCATTCTTTTCAAACAGTTAATGGAGAAAGATTACCAATTTATCATACCAATGTGATGATGTGTGTAGCAGACCAATTTGTGGTGATTTGCCTAGATTGTATTGATGATGAAACCGAAAGAGTGAACGTAGTGAATACGATTTTAGAGTCAGGAAAGGAAATTATAGAAATTTCTGAAGATCAAATGCAACAATTCGCTGGGAACATGCTTCAAGTGCAAAATGAAGATGGCAAAAAGTTTTTGGTAATGAGTGAAACCGCTTACAATTCTTTAACTCCAGAGCAAATTTCAGCTATTAAAAAGTACAATGAAATTATTTATTCTAATCTAGAAACCATAGAAATAAATGGAGGAGGAAGCGCAAGATGTATGCTTGCTGAGGTTTTCTTACCGAAGAAATAA
- a CDS encoding GNAT family N-acetyltransferase, which produces MIYRKATIKDITMIQVVRNSVKENQLSNPNLIPNELVEEFITKRGTGFVCEIDDTIVGFSIVDFIENNVWALFLLPEYKGKGIGKKLHQLILDEYFSKTQKTIWLSTETNSRAELFYKKQGWKNVGFHGEEIKFEMSFKDWKK; this is translated from the coding sequence ATGATATACAGAAAAGCAACCATTAAAGATATTACTATGATACAAGTAGTGAGAAATTCTGTAAAAGAAAATCAACTTTCTAATCCTAACTTAATTCCTAATGAATTGGTAGAAGAGTTTATCACCAAAAGAGGAACTGGTTTCGTGTGCGAAATTGATGATACAATTGTTGGATTTTCTATTGTAGATTTTATAGAAAATAATGTTTGGGCGCTATTTCTTCTACCCGAATACAAAGGAAAAGGTATTGGCAAAAAACTTCATCAATTAATACTTGACGAATATTTTAGCAAAACCCAAAAAACCATTTGGCTTTCAACAGAAACAAATTCTAGAGCAGAACTATTTTACAAAAAACAGGGCTGGAAAAACGTAGGATTCCACGGAGAGGAAATAAAATTTGAAATGAGTTTTAAAGATTGGAAAAAATAA